One Oncorhynchus kisutch isolate 150728-3 unplaced genomic scaffold, Okis_V2 scaffold1127, whole genome shotgun sequence DNA window includes the following coding sequences:
- the LOC116364960 gene encoding zinc finger protein 501-like isoform X1 gives MQDQDKVSPSPSTLQESPGRPPLRTLLLVLVDCRKTPGQSGTERLEGQEEHGDMISLRDIPNRCSLSGRGLSSGEPQKHHDADKKEKSLSRSEHLKHQHRGTGKKPHHCCSDCGKSFAKQDLTNHEQIHTLEHASNTLKSQRIHSGEGPYTCFDCGKYLNQSGAQTNHKHTGEKPYSCDQCGKSFNHSGSLTLHQRIHTGEKPYSCDQCGKSFNQSGSLTKHQRIHTGEKPYSCDQCGKSFSRLGDLTRHQRIHTGAKPYSCDQCGKSFNHSGSLTLHQRIHTGEKPYSCDQCGKSFSRSGDLIKHQRIHTGEKPYSCDQCEKSFRTSDHLTAHQRIHTGEKPYSCDQCAKSFSRSGSLTLHQRIHTGEKPYSCDQCGKSFNQSGSLTLHQRIHTGEKPYSCDPCGKSFARSGSLIKHQKAQTCFLSSPFSLAPVPDP, from the exons Atgcaagatcag GACAAAGTTAGCccgtccccctccaccctccaggaGTCCCCAGGTCGACCCCCTCTCCGAACTTTACTGCTGGTTCTGGTCGACTGCAGGAAAACACCGGGACAGAGTGGAACTGAGAGACTAGAAGGGCAAGAGGAACATGGAGATATGATTTCATTAA GGGACATCCCTAATCGTTGCTCTCTAAGTGGGAGGGGCTTATCATCTGGGGAGCCTCAAAAACATCATGATGCTGACAAgaaagagaagagtctctccagatcagaacacctcaaacACCAGCATAGAGGTACAGGGAAAAAACCTcaccactgctgctctgactgtgggaagagttttgctaaACAGGACTTGACAAATCATGAGCAAATTCACACTCTAGAGCATGCATCTAATACCTTAAAATCTCAGAGAATTCATTCAGGGGAGGGACCTTATACCTGCTTTGATTGTGGGAAATACTTAAATCAGTCAGGAGCCCAGACtaaccacaaacacacaggagagaagccttatagctgtgatcagtgtgggaagagcttcaatcattCAGGATCCCTGACTctacaccaacgcatacacacaggagagaagccttatagctgtgatcagtgtgggaagagcttcaatcaatcAGGATCCCTGACtaaacaccaacgcatacacacaggagagaagccttatagctgtgatcagtgtggaaagagcttcAGTCGATTAGGAGACCTGACTagacaccaacgcatacacacaggagcgaagccttatagctgtgatcagtgtgggaagagcttcaatcattCAGGATCCCTGACTctacaccaacgcatacacacaggagagaagccttatagctgtgatcagtgtggaaagagcttcAGTCGATCAGGAGACCTGATCaaacaccaacgcatacacacaggagagaagccttatagctgtgatcagtgtgagaAGAGTTTCAGGACGTCAGATCACCTGACtgcacaccaacgcatacacacaggagagaagccttatagctgtgatcaatgtgcgAAGAGCTTCAGTCGATCAGGATCCCTGACTctacaccaacgcatacacacaggagagaagccttatagctgtgatcagtgtgggaagagcttcaatcaatcAGGATCCCTGACTctacaccaacgcatacacacaggagagaagccttatagctgtgatccgtgtgggaagagttttgctcgTTCAGGGTCACTGATAAAACACCAGAAAGCACAAACATGTTTTCTttcatctcccttctctctggCACCGGTTCCAGATCCCTAA
- the LOC116364960 gene encoding zinc finger protein 501-like isoform X3: MDPDKVSPSPSTLQESPGRPPLRTLLLVLVDCRKTPGQSGTERLEGQEEHGDMISLRDIPNRCSLSGRGLSSGEPQKHHDADKKEKSLSRSEHLKHQHRGTGKKPHHCCSDCGKSFAKQDLTNHEQIHTLEHASNTLKSQRIHSGEGPYTCFDCGKYLNQSGAQTNHKHTGEKPYSCDQCGKSFNHSGSLTLHQRIHTGEKPYSCDQCGKSFNQSGSLTKHQRIHTGEKPYSCDQCGKSFSRLGDLTRHQRIHTGAKPYSCDQCGKSFNHSGSLTLHQRIHTGEKPYSCDQCGKSFSRSGDLIKHQRIHTGEKPYSCDQCEKSFRTSDHLTAHQRIHTGEKPYSCDQCAKSFSRSGSLTLHQRIHTGEKPYSCDQCGKSFNQSGSLTLHQRIHTGEKPYSCDPCGKSFARSGSLIKHQKAQTCFLSSPFSLAPVPDP; encoded by the exons GACAAAGTTAGCccgtccccctccaccctccaggaGTCCCCAGGTCGACCCCCTCTCCGAACTTTACTGCTGGTTCTGGTCGACTGCAGGAAAACACCGGGACAGAGTGGAACTGAGAGACTAGAAGGGCAAGAGGAACATGGAGATATGATTTCATTAA GGGACATCCCTAATCGTTGCTCTCTAAGTGGGAGGGGCTTATCATCTGGGGAGCCTCAAAAACATCATGATGCTGACAAgaaagagaagagtctctccagatcagaacacctcaaacACCAGCATAGAGGTACAGGGAAAAAACCTcaccactgctgctctgactgtgggaagagttttgctaaACAGGACTTGACAAATCATGAGCAAATTCACACTCTAGAGCATGCATCTAATACCTTAAAATCTCAGAGAATTCATTCAGGGGAGGGACCTTATACCTGCTTTGATTGTGGGAAATACTTAAATCAGTCAGGAGCCCAGACtaaccacaaacacacaggagagaagccttatagctgtgatcagtgtgggaagagcttcaatcattCAGGATCCCTGACTctacaccaacgcatacacacaggagagaagccttatagctgtgatcagtgtgggaagagcttcaatcaatcAGGATCCCTGACtaaacaccaacgcatacacacaggagagaagccttatagctgtgatcagtgtggaaagagcttcAGTCGATTAGGAGACCTGACTagacaccaacgcatacacacaggagcgaagccttatagctgtgatcagtgtgggaagagcttcaatcattCAGGATCCCTGACTctacaccaacgcatacacacaggagagaagccttatagctgtgatcagtgtggaaagagcttcAGTCGATCAGGAGACCTGATCaaacaccaacgcatacacacaggagagaagccttatagctgtgatcagtgtgagaAGAGTTTCAGGACGTCAGATCACCTGACtgcacaccaacgcatacacacaggagagaagccttatagctgtgatcaatgtgcgAAGAGCTTCAGTCGATCAGGATCCCTGACTctacaccaacgcatacacacaggagagaagccttatagctgtgatcagtgtgggaagagcttcaatcaatcAGGATCCCTGACTctacaccaacgcatacacacaggagagaagccttatagctgtgatccgtgtgggaagagttttgctcgTTCAGGGTCACTGATAAAACACCAGAAAGCACAAACATGTTTTCTttcatctcccttctctctggCACCGGTTCCAGATCCCTAA
- the LOC116364960 gene encoding zinc finger protein 501-like isoform X2 — protein MDRDKVSPSPSTLQESPGRPPLRTLLLVLVDCRKTPGQSGTERLEGQEEHGDMISLRDIPNRCSLSGRGLSSGEPQKHHDADKKEKSLSRSEHLKHQHRGTGKKPHHCCSDCGKSFAKQDLTNHEQIHTLEHASNTLKSQRIHSGEGPYTCFDCGKYLNQSGAQTNHKHTGEKPYSCDQCGKSFNHSGSLTLHQRIHTGEKPYSCDQCGKSFNQSGSLTKHQRIHTGEKPYSCDQCGKSFSRLGDLTRHQRIHTGAKPYSCDQCGKSFNHSGSLTLHQRIHTGEKPYSCDQCGKSFSRSGDLIKHQRIHTGEKPYSCDQCEKSFRTSDHLTAHQRIHTGEKPYSCDQCAKSFSRSGSLTLHQRIHTGEKPYSCDQCGKSFNQSGSLTLHQRIHTGEKPYSCDPCGKSFARSGSLIKHQKAQTCFLSSPFSLAPVPDP, from the exons GACAAAGTTAGCccgtccccctccaccctccaggaGTCCCCAGGTCGACCCCCTCTCCGAACTTTACTGCTGGTTCTGGTCGACTGCAGGAAAACACCGGGACAGAGTGGAACTGAGAGACTAGAAGGGCAAGAGGAACATGGAGATATGATTTCATTAA GGGACATCCCTAATCGTTGCTCTCTAAGTGGGAGGGGCTTATCATCTGGGGAGCCTCAAAAACATCATGATGCTGACAAgaaagagaagagtctctccagatcagaacacctcaaacACCAGCATAGAGGTACAGGGAAAAAACCTcaccactgctgctctgactgtgggaagagttttgctaaACAGGACTTGACAAATCATGAGCAAATTCACACTCTAGAGCATGCATCTAATACCTTAAAATCTCAGAGAATTCATTCAGGGGAGGGACCTTATACCTGCTTTGATTGTGGGAAATACTTAAATCAGTCAGGAGCCCAGACtaaccacaaacacacaggagagaagccttatagctgtgatcagtgtgggaagagcttcaatcattCAGGATCCCTGACTctacaccaacgcatacacacaggagagaagccttatagctgtgatcagtgtgggaagagcttcaatcaatcAGGATCCCTGACtaaacaccaacgcatacacacaggagagaagccttatagctgtgatcagtgtggaaagagcttcAGTCGATTAGGAGACCTGACTagacaccaacgcatacacacaggagcgaagccttatagctgtgatcagtgtgggaagagcttcaatcattCAGGATCCCTGACTctacaccaacgcatacacacaggagagaagccttatagctgtgatcagtgtggaaagagcttcAGTCGATCAGGAGACCTGATCaaacaccaacgcatacacacaggagagaagccttatagctgtgatcagtgtgagaAGAGTTTCAGGACGTCAGATCACCTGACtgcacaccaacgcatacacacaggagagaagccttatagctgtgatcaatgtgcgAAGAGCTTCAGTCGATCAGGATCCCTGACTctacaccaacgcatacacacaggagagaagccttatagctgtgatcagtgtgggaagagcttcaatcaatcAGGATCCCTGACTctacaccaacgcatacacacaggagagaagccttatagctgtgatccgtgtgggaagagttttgctcgTTCAGGGTCACTGATAAAACACCAGAAAGCACAAACATGTTTTCTttcatctcccttctctctggCACCGGTTCCAGATCCCTAA
- the LOC116364960 gene encoding zinc finger protein 239-like isoform X4 → MISLRDIPNRCSLSGRGLSSGEPQKHHDADKKEKSLSRSEHLKHQHRGTGKKPHHCCSDCGKSFAKQDLTNHEQIHTLEHASNTLKSQRIHSGEGPYTCFDCGKYLNQSGAQTNHKHTGEKPYSCDQCGKSFNHSGSLTLHQRIHTGEKPYSCDQCGKSFNQSGSLTKHQRIHTGEKPYSCDQCGKSFSRLGDLTRHQRIHTGAKPYSCDQCGKSFNHSGSLTLHQRIHTGEKPYSCDQCGKSFSRSGDLIKHQRIHTGEKPYSCDQCEKSFRTSDHLTAHQRIHTGEKPYSCDQCAKSFSRSGSLTLHQRIHTGEKPYSCDQCGKSFNQSGSLTLHQRIHTGEKPYSCDPCGKSFARSGSLIKHQKAQTCFLSSPFSLAPVPDP, encoded by the exons ATGATTTCATTAA GGGACATCCCTAATCGTTGCTCTCTAAGTGGGAGGGGCTTATCATCTGGGGAGCCTCAAAAACATCATGATGCTGACAAgaaagagaagagtctctccagatcagaacacctcaaacACCAGCATAGAGGTACAGGGAAAAAACCTcaccactgctgctctgactgtgggaagagttttgctaaACAGGACTTGACAAATCATGAGCAAATTCACACTCTAGAGCATGCATCTAATACCTTAAAATCTCAGAGAATTCATTCAGGGGAGGGACCTTATACCTGCTTTGATTGTGGGAAATACTTAAATCAGTCAGGAGCCCAGACtaaccacaaacacacaggagagaagccttatagctgtgatcagtgtgggaagagcttcaatcattCAGGATCCCTGACTctacaccaacgcatacacacaggagagaagccttatagctgtgatcagtgtgggaagagcttcaatcaatcAGGATCCCTGACtaaacaccaacgcatacacacaggagagaagccttatagctgtgatcagtgtggaaagagcttcAGTCGATTAGGAGACCTGACTagacaccaacgcatacacacaggagcgaagccttatagctgtgatcagtgtgggaagagcttcaatcattCAGGATCCCTGACTctacaccaacgcatacacacaggagagaagccttatagctgtgatcagtgtggaaagagcttcAGTCGATCAGGAGACCTGATCaaacaccaacgcatacacacaggagagaagccttatagctgtgatcagtgtgagaAGAGTTTCAGGACGTCAGATCACCTGACtgcacaccaacgcatacacacaggagagaagccttatagctgtgatcaatgtgcgAAGAGCTTCAGTCGATCAGGATCCCTGACTctacaccaacgcatacacacaggagagaagccttatagctgtgatcagtgtgggaagagcttcaatcaatcAGGATCCCTGACTctacaccaacgcatacacacaggagagaagccttatagctgtgatccgtgtgggaagagttttgctcgTTCAGGGTCACTGATAAAACACCAGAAAGCACAAACATGTTTTCTttcatctcccttctctctggCACCGGTTCCAGATCCCTAA
- the LOC116364959 gene encoding B-cell receptor CD22-like isoform X1, whose amino-acid sequence MALRTAGSVLVVLLLSVAATTATQCGQKIQVMVFPTNAVWGQKVTVTCNTTCTLTDNPTYIWYKNGQRLSSSSKSTLSATSYHSDIYSCAVKGFEDLLSPAVCVFGHYCFNVTYTHQSICALKGSTVELPCTYRHPNSHNVLEANWYIQEKRDEVLKVLNLDPEHADRAEYLKTHPKYLVIQEKDCTLKITDLRKRDSAEYKFRFKTQHTEWGYSFPGTTLTVTGLQVKVTPATEKGNLTLTCSTTCTLTENPKPTYIWYKNGQHLTNSKTLDNSLILDPVSSEDAGRYSCAVKGHNNLYTPEETLTVIYPPSNTSVSVSPSGEIVEGSSVTLTCSSDGNPPVDKYTWYFQNETLINGFEQIYNITNFRSEDSGHYHCEAWNKMTSKNSTDLIIITVKHTSLMTAAVGIIVVVLVLILCLSGFMWFRKKASKPIADTRDTLDNRQGNSSPMNDNISGMAMTPTSVQRADTDNQDDVHYTSIHFSGSNNQEVPLYSTVQLPQTQKEDEDVQYAVVKFNRPSAAPPTFLTGGPFSQEAEEVSSVFYRTVNEPRTKKT is encoded by the exons ATGGCCTTGAGAACAGCAGGAAGTGTGTTGGTGGTCCTTCTCTTGTCTGTGGCAG CAACTACGGCAACACAGTGTGGACAGAAAATCCAAGTGATGGTGTTTCCCACCAATGCAGTGTGGGGACAGAAGGTGACAGTAACCTGtaacaccacctgtactctgactgaTAACCCCACCTACATTTGGTACAAGAACGGACAACGTCTATCATCGTCATCCAAGTCCACATTGTCAGCTACCAGTTATCATTCAGACATCTACTCCTGTGCTGTAAAAGGCTTTGAGgatctcctctctcctgcagtGT GTGTTTTCGGTCATTACTGTTTCAACGTGACTTACACCCATCAGAGTATCTGTGCTTTGAAGGGCTCAACAGTGGAACTGCCCTGCACATATAGACACCCAAATAGTCACAACGTTTTAGAAGCAAACTGGTATATCCAAGAGAAACGTGATGAAGTGCTAAAAGTCCTGAACTTGGACCCAGAGCACGCAGACCGTGCTGAGTACCTTAAGACCCACCCAAAATACCTTGTGATTCAAGAGAAAGACTGCACCCTGAAAATCACAGACCTGAGAAAGAGAGATTCAGCTGAGTACAAGTTCAGATTTAAAACACAGCACACAGAATGGGGGTACAGCTTCCCTGGAACAACTCTGACTGTCACAG GTCTGCAGGTGAAGGTGACTCCTGCCACAGAGAAAGGGAatctgacactgacctgtagcaccacctgtactctgactgaGAACCCCAaacccacctacatctggtacaagaacGGACAACATCTCACCAACTCAAAGACTCTAGATAACTCCCTGATCCTAGACCCAGTCAGCAGTGAAGATGCAGGCAGATACTCCTGTGCTGTAAAAGGCCACAATAATCTCTACACTCCTGAAGAGACTCTGACTGTCATTT ATCCTCCAAGTAacacctcagtgtcagtcagtccctctggtgaaatagtggagggcagttcagtgactctgacctgcagcagtgatggcaacccacctgtggacaaatacacctgGTACTTTCAAAATGagactttaataaatggattcgAACAGATCTACAACATCACCAACTTCAGGTCTGAAGACAGTGGACATTACCACTGTGAGGCCTGGAATAAAATGACATCTAAGAACTCTACAGATCTGATTATTATAACAG TGAAACACACCTCACTTATGACTGCAGCTGTAGGAATCATAGTTGttgttctggttctcatcctctgtctctctggcttcaTGTGGTTCAG GAAGAAGGCCTCCAAACCCATCGCTGACACAAGGGACACATTAGACAATAGACAG GGAAACTCTAGTCCCATGAATGACAACATATCGGGCATGGCCATGACCCCTACTTCAGTACAGAGAGCAGACACAGACAACCAGGATGACGTTCACTACACCAGCATCCACTTCTCTGGCTCCAATAACCAGGAAGTGCCTCTGTACTCCACTGTCCAACTGCCTCAAACCCAGAAAGAGGATGAGGATGTCCAATACGCTGTTGTAAAATTCAACCGCCCCAGTGCTGCCCCCCCG ACCTTTCTCACAGGAGGACCTTTCTCACAGGAAGCTGAGGAGGTCTCCTCTGTGTTCTATAGAACAGTCAACGAACCAAGAActaagaagacctga
- the LOC116364959 gene encoding B-cell receptor CD22-like isoform X2, with product MALRTAGSVLVVLLLSVAATTATQCGQKIQVMVFPTNAVWGQKVTVTCNTTCTLTDNPTYIWYKNGQRLSSSSKSTLSATSYHSDIYSCAVKGFEDLLSPAVCVFGHYCFNVTYTHQSICALKGSTVELPCTYRHPNSHNVLEANWYIQEKRDEVLKVLNLDPEHADRAEYLKTHPKYLVIQEKDCTLKITDLRKRDSAEYKFRFKTQHTEWGYSFPGTTLTVTGLQVKVTPATEKGNLTLTCSTTCTLTENPKPTYIWYKNGQHLTNSKTLDNSLILDPVSSEDAGRYSCAVKGHNNLYTPEETLTVIYPPSNTSVSVSPSGEIVEGSSVTLTCSSDGNPPVDKYTWYFQNETLINGFEQIYNITNFRSEDSGHYHCEAWNKMTSKNSTDLIIITVKHTSLMTAAVGIIVVVLVLILCLSGFMWFRKKASKPIADTRDTLDNRQGNSSPMNDNISGMAMTPTSVQRADTDNQDDVHYTSIHFSGSNNQEVPLYSTVQLPQTQKEDEDVQYAVVKFNRPSAAPPTIGCLRKAPSIKDPTHPSHELFTPLPSG from the exons ATGGCCTTGAGAACAGCAGGAAGTGTGTTGGTGGTCCTTCTCTTGTCTGTGGCAG CAACTACGGCAACACAGTGTGGACAGAAAATCCAAGTGATGGTGTTTCCCACCAATGCAGTGTGGGGACAGAAGGTGACAGTAACCTGtaacaccacctgtactctgactgaTAACCCCACCTACATTTGGTACAAGAACGGACAACGTCTATCATCGTCATCCAAGTCCACATTGTCAGCTACCAGTTATCATTCAGACATCTACTCCTGTGCTGTAAAAGGCTTTGAGgatctcctctctcctgcagtGT GTGTTTTCGGTCATTACTGTTTCAACGTGACTTACACCCATCAGAGTATCTGTGCTTTGAAGGGCTCAACAGTGGAACTGCCCTGCACATATAGACACCCAAATAGTCACAACGTTTTAGAAGCAAACTGGTATATCCAAGAGAAACGTGATGAAGTGCTAAAAGTCCTGAACTTGGACCCAGAGCACGCAGACCGTGCTGAGTACCTTAAGACCCACCCAAAATACCTTGTGATTCAAGAGAAAGACTGCACCCTGAAAATCACAGACCTGAGAAAGAGAGATTCAGCTGAGTACAAGTTCAGATTTAAAACACAGCACACAGAATGGGGGTACAGCTTCCCTGGAACAACTCTGACTGTCACAG GTCTGCAGGTGAAGGTGACTCCTGCCACAGAGAAAGGGAatctgacactgacctgtagcaccacctgtactctgactgaGAACCCCAaacccacctacatctggtacaagaacGGACAACATCTCACCAACTCAAAGACTCTAGATAACTCCCTGATCCTAGACCCAGTCAGCAGTGAAGATGCAGGCAGATACTCCTGTGCTGTAAAAGGCCACAATAATCTCTACACTCCTGAAGAGACTCTGACTGTCATTT ATCCTCCAAGTAacacctcagtgtcagtcagtccctctggtgaaatagtggagggcagttcagtgactctgacctgcagcagtgatggcaacccacctgtggacaaatacacctgGTACTTTCAAAATGagactttaataaatggattcgAACAGATCTACAACATCACCAACTTCAGGTCTGAAGACAGTGGACATTACCACTGTGAGGCCTGGAATAAAATGACATCTAAGAACTCTACAGATCTGATTATTATAACAG TGAAACACACCTCACTTATGACTGCAGCTGTAGGAATCATAGTTGttgttctggttctcatcctctgtctctctggcttcaTGTGGTTCAG GAAGAAGGCCTCCAAACCCATCGCTGACACAAGGGACACATTAGACAATAGACAG GGAAACTCTAGTCCCATGAATGACAACATATCGGGCATGGCCATGACCCCTACTTCAGTACAGAGAGCAGACACAGACAACCAGGATGACGTTCACTACACCAGCATCCACTTCTCTGGCTCCAATAACCAGGAAGTGCCTCTGTACTCCACTGTCCAACTGCCTCAAACCCAGAAAGAGGATGAGGATGTCCAATACGCTGTTGTAAAATTCAACCGCCCCAGTGCTGCCCCCCCG ACTATAGGGTGCCTGAGGAAGGCCCCCagcatcaaggaccccacacaccccagccacgagctgttcaCACCCTTACCGTCAGGCTGA